From the Acidobacteriota bacterium genome, one window contains:
- a CDS encoding SAM-dependent DNA methyltransferase, with the protein MSRKTASSERQHEVTFCNTVTKWAVGLFARHPALPFGDASIEEYGQGSLQRQDLRFYERGQGTEERGRLALCGEVKLPGTIQGKSPFFPSLLEDAFGKATRVGCRYFFTWNIEHLALFDCSLWDKPLHERCIGEWKLGLQLDRSEQVTRAEVVAKLRDEFLPKFLTDFAEILTGRRENFALPPSDFYISVLETHIAGPLGPVRELRDYLSLRADSDSAFDSRLREWMTSEQQWNFDRNDLNSWREAVDRAARTMAYVLSNRILFYQAVRARNALPELHFPSTADTSLKALRYLCKRFREAVEVTGDYEPVFFPNDSRLETEEQREWAALTALSGTHSLEAWNSFITAVEKFNFKEIPSDILGGVFQKLISPEERHKFGQHYTDEDIVDVINAFCIRKAEDIVFDPACGSGSFLVRAYYRKNHLNPTLGNQILLEGLYGCDINPFPAHLATLNLAARHISNEQNYPRIARKNFFAVPTDADFCRLPTGFTDADKKPEYQSIKIPLLDAVVGNPPYVRHEAIPQSGATKFVDQTKNYIHQVAAKSRLPGDFSKQSDLHVYFWPVAAQYLREDGWFGFLTSSSWLDVRYGFALQSWILQHFRIVAILESTNEPWFEDARVKTCVTILQRCKDPKKRDDNLVRFVRLTKPIAELLGPRADEVQRQKAAEALRDSILQTKKDTHTERMRILLKKQGDLWTDGLSVAEMFERLKHSGAELEEDNEPENPVKLRKGRKAPGSASLPPTSPEGDGTSSRAYGGGKWGRYLRAPDLYFDLMREFGSRFVRLGDVATIRFGIKSGCDDFFMPRNVSAKVLEQYPTDSGWNNAPLMQGCQRTDVENGKVVIVECGDGTWHPIEAQFVRPEVHNLMRIDRPIVTPEQLDRVVLWVNQPLEELKDTLVHQFITWGSTQTFASSKSKAVPVPERATCAGRSLWYDVTGLKPGIGFWPMAQQYRHIIPANPFQLVCNHNLFDLHAPNLELQTAQALMAILNSTLVAFFKTFYGRYAGTEGNLKTEVVDVVLLEIPDPHCTTQAITQRLKSAFARMQKREVTHLLEETFRNCKNATAIREIAQLPLGLPLELQHPDRRELDDAVFELLGVADASRRRQLLDKLYEEVTRFFRAVRIVEVQKMEQRKGGGRTNVSANDLAEEAWKQLDVDFQTPLAQWIQRANPTAKTVELPTGAVRLPPADNFLESTTLSFGKKPVVRLECKSRAEVELLFGLAHEGIRGKVTIPDSEAGCKEIVDRMRLRMQQAREAINEQVGNYAGSDKMREQVARILWQWFIHGK; encoded by the coding sequence TTGCGTTTTTACGAACGCGGTCAGGGTACTGAAGAACGCGGGCGACTCGCTCTCTGCGGCGAAGTCAAACTCCCCGGTACCATTCAAGGCAAATCACCTTTCTTCCCAAGCCTCCTTGAAGATGCCTTTGGGAAAGCGACCAGGGTTGGATGTCGTTATTTTTTCACCTGGAACATCGAACACCTCGCCCTCTTTGATTGTTCGTTATGGGACAAACCTTTGCACGAACGATGTATCGGCGAGTGGAAACTGGGCCTGCAACTGGACCGCTCGGAACAGGTTACACGAGCAGAGGTGGTTGCCAAACTGCGTGATGAATTCCTGCCGAAATTTCTGACTGACTTTGCGGAAATATTGACCGGACGCCGTGAAAATTTTGCCCTGCCGCCATCGGATTTTTACATTTCGGTTCTGGAGACACATATTGCCGGTCCCTTGGGTCCGGTTCGCGAGTTGAGAGACTACTTGAGTCTGCGAGCTGACAGCGATTCGGCTTTCGATTCCCGATTGCGGGAATGGATGACGAGCGAGCAACAATGGAACTTTGACCGCAACGACTTAAATTCATGGCGCGAAGCGGTTGACCGTGCCGCGCGAACCATGGCGTATGTACTGAGCAACCGGATCCTCTTTTACCAGGCGGTACGAGCCAGAAATGCATTGCCCGAACTGCATTTTCCGTCAACTGCCGATACGTCCTTAAAAGCGCTTCGCTATTTGTGCAAACGATTCCGGGAAGCGGTTGAAGTGACCGGCGACTACGAACCGGTATTTTTTCCGAACGACAGTCGTCTTGAAACGGAGGAACAGAGGGAATGGGCGGCTCTGACGGCGCTTTCCGGCACACATTCGCTTGAAGCCTGGAACAGCTTCATTACAGCGGTTGAAAAGTTCAATTTCAAGGAGATTCCCAGCGATATTCTCGGTGGAGTCTTCCAAAAGCTCATCAGTCCGGAAGAGCGGCATAAGTTCGGCCAGCATTACACCGATGAAGATATTGTGGATGTCATCAATGCCTTCTGTATCCGCAAGGCCGAAGATATCGTCTTTGACCCGGCCTGCGGGAGCGGCAGCTTTCTGGTTCGCGCCTACTATCGCAAAAACCATTTAAACCCGACCCTCGGCAACCAGATTTTGTTGGAAGGTCTCTACGGATGCGACATCAATCCTTTTCCGGCACATTTGGCAACGCTCAATCTGGCGGCCCGCCACATTTCGAACGAACAAAATTATCCCCGAATCGCCCGGAAGAATTTTTTTGCCGTTCCAACCGATGCCGATTTCTGCCGGCTTCCAACCGGGTTCACCGATGCCGACAAAAAACCCGAATACCAATCAATCAAAATTCCTCTTTTGGATGCCGTGGTCGGAAATCCTCCCTATGTTCGACACGAAGCCATTCCCCAATCGGGAGCCACAAAGTTTGTAGACCAAACCAAAAACTATATTCACCAGGTGGCGGCCAAATCACGGCTTCCGGGCGACTTTTCCAAACAAAGCGATTTGCATGTCTACTTTTGGCCGGTCGCTGCCCAGTATTTGCGGGAAGACGGGTGGTTCGGATTTTTAACCTCTTCAAGCTGGCTGGATGTCCGGTATGGATTTGCCCTTCAAAGCTGGATACTTCAACATTTTCGGATTGTAGCGATTTTGGAAAGCACCAATGAACCCTGGTTTGAGGATGCACGTGTCAAAACCTGCGTCACCATTTTGCAACGGTGCAAAGACCCGAAAAAACGGGACGACAATCTGGTTCGATTTGTCCGCCTGACGAAACCGATTGCGGAACTGCTTGGGCCTCGCGCCGATGAAGTGCAACGCCAAAAAGCCGCCGAAGCCTTGCGCGACTCGATTTTACAAACCAAAAAGGATACCCATACCGAACGAATGCGCATCCTGCTCAAAAAACAGGGTGATTTGTGGACGGACGGCCTTTCGGTGGCTGAAATGTTTGAGCGCCTCAAACACAGCGGCGCGGAACTTGAAGAGGACAATGAACCGGAAAACCCTGTGAAACTCCGTAAAGGCCGCAAAGCGCCGGGTTCCGCCTCTCTTCCCCCAACCTCGCCTGAAGGTGACGGAACCTCATCGCGGGCTTATGGAGGCGGGAAATGGGGACGCTACCTGCGGGCACCCGATTTGTATTTTGACCTCATGCGCGAATTCGGAAGCCGGTTTGTCCGTTTGGGAGACGTGGCTACCATCCGGTTTGGCATTAAAAGCGGCTGTGATGATTTCTTTATGCCGCGCAATGTGAGCGCCAAAGTGCTGGAGCAGTATCCGACCGACTCGGGCTGGAACAACGCCCCACTGATGCAGGGCTGCCAGCGAACCGATGTTGAGAATGGAAAAGTGGTCATTGTCGAATGCGGCGACGGCACCTGGCATCCGATTGAGGCGCAGTTTGTTCGCCCTGAAGTGCATAACCTGATGAGAATTGACCGTCCAATCGTAACGCCCGAGCAACTTGACCGGGTTGTGTTGTGGGTCAATCAACCATTGGAAGAATTGAAAGATACGCTTGTCCACCAATTCATTACTTGGGGAAGCACGCAAACATTCGCTTCAAGCAAATCAAAAGCGGTTCCTGTTCCGGAACGCGCAACCTGTGCGGGGCGATCACTTTGGTACGATGTAACTGGACTAAAACCAGGAATCGGGTTTTGGCCGATGGCACAACAATATAGACACATCATCCCAGCGAATCCATTTCAATTGGTTTGCAATCACAATTTATTTGATTTGCACGCACCAAATCTTGAACTTCAGACAGCACAAGCGTTAATGGCAATTCTGAACTCAACGTTGGTTGCATTTTTCAAAACGTTCTATGGTCGGTATGCCGGAACGGAAGGCAATTTGAAGACTGAAGTGGTGGATGTTGTCTTGCTGGAAATCCCGGACCCTCACTGTACCACGCAAGCCATCACACAACGTCTGAAATCGGCATTCGCACGAATGCAAAAACGTGAAGTAACCCATTTGCTGGAAGAAACTTTCCGCAATTGTAAAAACGCGACCGCCATTCGCGAAATAGCGCAACTTCCCCTTGGTCTTCCGCTTGAGCTTCAACATCCGGACCGGCGTGAATTGGATGATGCCGTTTTTGAACTGCTTGGGGTTGCCGATGCTTCCCGTCGCCGTCAATTGCTGGACAAACTCTATGAAGAAGTAACACGCTTTTTCCGTGCCGTTCGCATTGTCGAAGTCCAAAAAATGGAGCAGCGCAAAGGTGGAGGACGGACCAATGTTTCTGCCAACGATTTGGCGGAAGAAGCCTGGAAGCAGCTTGACGTGGATTTTCAAACTCCGCTGGCTCAATGGATCCAACGTGCCAACCCTACCGCAAAAACAGTCGAACTTCCCACTGGAGCCGTCCGGTTGCCACCCGCAGATAATTTTCTGGAATCAACCACGCTTTCTTTTGGGAAAAAGCCGGTTGTCCGGCTGGAATGCAAAAGTCGGGCGGAAGTGGAATTGCTTTTTGGTCTGGCTCATGAAGGAATCCGTGGAAAAGTCACCATTCCGGATTCCGAAGCAGGCTGTAAGGAAATAGTCGATAGAATGCGTCTTCGCATGCAACAGGCCAGAGAAGCCATTAATGAGCAAGTTGGAAACTATGCCGGATCCGACAAAATGCGTGAACAAGTCGCCCGAATTTTGTGGCAATGGTTTATTCACGGCAAATAA
- a CDS encoding MurR/RpiR family transcriptional regulator, which yields MEHTLRTRILTRYDQLTDNFKKLADFLLNSPTEVPLLSSAALGNRVGVSNATVVRFAQMLGYEGYPDLKTDLLRDLREELKPEERFKLASKRGQEDTLIRVAKQDVYNINHTIARIHSEEFREIVDCIARSRKVLILGVGLSASLARLASYLLQQVGVEAISSDAEVTPIEEKILRLKRQDLVIGFSFPPYSVTTLQFAELARRENIPLMTITDKATSPMALIAEYKLFITNENILFTNSFAAFAVVINAIATEIGLRNHKQLVRENERIVQTLEQFYQKK from the coding sequence ATGGAACACACCCTTCGCACTCGGATACTCACCCGCTATGACCAGCTCACTGACAACTTTAAGAAGCTGGCTGACTTTCTGCTCAATTCACCAACTGAAGTGCCGTTGCTCTCAAGCGCGGCACTGGGGAATCGGGTCGGGGTCAGCAATGCCACGGTCGTGCGGTTTGCCCAGATGCTGGGCTACGAAGGATATCCCGACCTGAAAACTGACCTGCTCCGTGACTTGCGTGAGGAACTCAAACCCGAAGAGCGCTTTAAGCTGGCCAGCAAACGCGGGCAGGAAGACACGCTGATCCGGGTGGCCAAGCAGGATGTGTACAACATCAATCACACGATTGCGCGGATTCACAGTGAGGAATTTCGCGAAATCGTTGACTGCATTGCCCGTTCGCGCAAAGTGTTGATTCTGGGCGTTGGATTGTCGGCATCCCTGGCACGGCTGGCGTCTTATTTACTCCAGCAGGTTGGGGTCGAAGCGATTTCCTCTGATGCCGAGGTGACGCCCATCGAAGAAAAAATCCTGCGACTCAAGCGCCAGGATCTGGTGATTGGATTTTCGTTTCCGCCCTATTCAGTCACCACGCTGCAATTTGCCGAACTGGCCCGGCGTGAAAATATCCCGTTGATGACGATTACCGATAAAGCCACGTCTCCGATGGCATTGATTGCCGAATACAAGCTGTTTATTACTAACGAGAATATTTTGTTTACCAATTCTTTCGCGGCGTTTGCGGTTGTGATCAATGCCATTGCGACTGAAATCGGCCTGCGCAACCACAAACAACTGGTTCGCGAAAATGAACGCATCGTCCAGACACTCGAGCAGTTTTACCAGAAAAAATGA
- a CDS encoding exo-alpha-sialidase, whose translation MAVQIFSSDNGGKSWSPGVQTIAGEFDGTKMAIHPSQSKVYFAAAKFTEDMKVDVFLTTCGKGDGIGRSTVIDSQGKMRSFTQPVVLSNGTLVVPMAGESGEAWVYVSTTEGQTFSGPFPVTKKLGRAKGYFQLVVDQSQSPTRDRVYFIRAAGPAGQYDGIWVNASSDGGQTWSSDIRVDSVASQPQGQAIVPSAAVNNAGVLCVSWVDRRHDPRKNDLYATLSLDGGKTFIAPVRVTDISSDPATPGNADVANKFPGGGHYLAMAAKPDGSFQLVWSDSRTGVFQLQTCTLKPEKSEK comes from the coding sequence ATGGCCGTTCAGATATTTTCTTCGGACAACGGCGGCAAATCCTGGTCACCTGGCGTCCAGACCATCGCGGGTGAATTTGACGGCACGAAAATGGCAATTCATCCGTCACAATCGAAAGTTTATTTCGCGGCTGCTAAATTTACTGAAGATATGAAGGTTGATGTTTTTCTCACGACCTGTGGGAAAGGTGACGGGATTGGCCGTTCGACCGTGATTGACAGTCAGGGAAAAATGAGGAGCTTTACGCAACCGGTCGTCTTGAGCAATGGCACCCTGGTCGTGCCAATGGCTGGGGAAAGCGGCGAAGCCTGGGTGTATGTTTCAACCACCGAAGGCCAGACGTTTTCCGGACCGTTTCCAGTGACAAAGAAATTGGGCCGGGCAAAAGGGTACTTCCAACTGGTTGTGGATCAGAGCCAGTCGCCAACCAGGGATCGCGTCTACTTTATTCGTGCGGCGGGGCCCGCCGGGCAATATGATGGCATTTGGGTGAATGCTTCGAGTGACGGTGGACAAACCTGGTCGAGTGACATCCGGGTTGATTCGGTGGCGTCTCAACCTCAAGGCCAGGCGATTGTGCCTTCTGCCGCCGTGAATAACGCCGGAGTCCTGTGTGTATCGTGGGTTGACCGCCGGCATGATCCCCGGAAAAATGACCTGTATGCCACGCTCTCCCTGGATGGTGGAAAGACTTTTATCGCACCTGTGCGCGTCACTGATATCAGCAGTGACCCGGCAACGCCAGGGAATGCGGACGTCGCCAATAAGTTTCCTGGTGGTGGGCATTACCTTGCGATGGCGGCCAAACCCGATGGGAGCTTTCAACTGGTGTGGTCCGATAGTCGAACGGGTGTTTTCCAACTTCAGACCTGTACGCTCAAGCCTGAAAAATCTGAAAAATAG
- a CDS encoding right-handed parallel beta-helix repeat-containing protein produces MSNPSPHSRHFTLNLKRVKGLYLVLVTTLALGTAFLTDQRLHLTPPVYSATLCVNPGGTSGCFASIQAAITAANPGDIINVAPGTYTENIVLNKSVTLNGAQAGVDARGRVVGAPNPAVESIITAGSGTLIQLQTGAAGAIINGFAFQGGNRAVESSSGPIDRIRLLNNHVAGFTGNGIFLNDTGIDITVNQNVIDGTSKTGSGGLFHLDTDNFDGFRFTSNIIRTGPTATGFFVDGNHNVGLSATRSPLIGGNLITDIQTGMNLGSRAFEFGTIRGNTFQNSGFDGLQGGIQNTLITGNVFHNNGRSGLALTSFGNMGADRGAQNCTITCNTFTNNGFTQNSGDTAGGGITFSATQVVGSIATNHTNTNNISGNFAGARYTGVELIDVENNWWGNATGPTVAGNPGGTGDRIAGVGAANLDFAPFQTTALADTDSDGLLDACEPLCTPAPANLVSWFPGDGNAGDIEDGNPGSVQNGAGFAPGFVGQAFSLDGVDDFVNVPDAANLDFSPTGPITVDMWVFRTAANPVMYLLGKQTACGSINYQLGQDATRGLYFAGDTGSGVNTNVSLPLDTWTHLAATFDGTTWRFYINGTEAANTNAGGTLGPTNAAPLEIGASGTCGNTFPGLIDEVEIFNRALGASEIQAIFNAGTGGKCKVPELVAAGATIVTEGCNPGNGAIDPGETVTVSLCIQNIGSANTSALMGTLQATGGVTDIQAPNPQLYGVVIAGGSAVCAEFTFTATGTCGDMLTASLQCQDSTTDLGTLTYDFTLGTPGPTCCITPCTTCPSLYVADTSNNRVQMFDGMVWSLVGVGTVGSGNGQFRLPEAVTFDVNNRIYVADTGNNRIQWSTDSGMTWANFATIGSGSNQVRSPQGLVIDADGNLYVSDTGNGRVMRFDGGLPGNAVIIASNGAASGQVGSPRGLAVDATFRLFVTDESNSRILRINNANTVITSTSGVIIATIGSASNKVRNPQGVALDEDGNLYVADTGNSRILRWINANPNNSTTLALTGSGLGQVNRPEGVTVSEFTTGPFSGGPLLVVGDTSNNRIQGRFVPTGGWMLVGAPNGVGSGVGQFRAPSKIR; encoded by the coding sequence ATGTCGAATCCTTCCCCCCATTCCAGGCATTTCACTTTGAATCTCAAGCGTGTAAAAGGTTTATATCTGGTACTGGTTACCACCCTGGCGCTTGGCACTGCCTTTTTGACTGACCAGAGATTGCACCTGACCCCCCCGGTTTATTCAGCCACCTTATGTGTTAATCCTGGCGGAACCAGTGGGTGTTTTGCTTCGATTCAGGCAGCAATTACGGCAGCCAATCCAGGTGACATTATCAATGTGGCTCCCGGCACATACACGGAAAACATCGTTCTCAACAAAAGTGTCACCCTCAACGGCGCGCAAGCCGGTGTGGATGCCCGAGGACGTGTCGTCGGTGCCCCCAACCCGGCGGTTGAATCTATTATCACTGCCGGGAGCGGCACTCTGATCCAACTTCAAACCGGAGCTGCCGGCGCCATCATCAATGGATTTGCTTTTCAGGGTGGAAATCGGGCTGTTGAGTCTAGCTCAGGGCCGATTGATCGCATTCGCCTCCTCAACAACCACGTTGCTGGTTTTACCGGCAACGGGATTTTTCTCAACGATACCGGCATTGACATTACTGTGAACCAGAATGTGATTGATGGGACATCAAAGACCGGGAGTGGCGGGTTGTTTCATCTCGACACGGATAATTTCGATGGCTTCCGCTTTACCAGTAACATCATCCGAACTGGTCCCACGGCGACGGGGTTCTTTGTGGATGGCAATCACAATGTCGGTCTGAGCGCCACCCGGTCACCATTGATTGGTGGAAATTTGATCACGGATATTCAAACGGGGATGAATTTGGGCAGTCGGGCATTTGAGTTCGGGACTATTCGTGGGAACACGTTTCAGAATAGTGGATTCGACGGCTTACAGGGCGGCATTCAAAACACCCTGATTACCGGCAACGTGTTTCATAACAATGGCCGGAGCGGCCTGGCGTTGACTTCATTTGGAAATATGGGGGCAGATCGTGGCGCCCAGAACTGCACCATTACCTGCAACACTTTTACAAATAACGGCTTTACCCAAAATTCGGGCGATACGGCTGGTGGTGGCATTACTTTTAGTGCCACTCAAGTCGTCGGCTCCATTGCCACCAACCATACCAACACCAACAATATCTCAGGCAATTTTGCCGGTGCCCGCTACACCGGTGTCGAACTCATTGATGTTGAAAATAACTGGTGGGGAAATGCCACCGGGCCGACGGTGGCCGGGAATCCAGGTGGGACGGGAGATCGGATCGCCGGGGTGGGCGCGGCCAACCTTGATTTTGCGCCATTCCAGACAACGGCGCTGGCCGACACCGATAGCGATGGCTTGCTTGATGCCTGTGAACCGCTCTGCACACCAGCACCTGCAAATTTAGTGAGCTGGTTTCCCGGTGATGGCAATGCTGGCGATATTGAAGATGGCAACCCTGGCAGCGTGCAGAATGGCGCTGGTTTTGCCCCTGGCTTTGTCGGCCAGGCATTTAGCCTCGATGGGGTTGATGATTTCGTCAACGTACCTGATGCGGCCAATCTTGATTTTAGCCCAACCGGTCCGATTACGGTTGATATGTGGGTCTTTCGAACGGCGGCCAATCCGGTGATGTATCTGCTTGGAAAACAAACGGCTTGTGGCAGCATCAACTATCAACTTGGTCAGGACGCCACCCGCGGTTTGTACTTTGCCGGAGATACCGGATCTGGAGTCAATACCAATGTCAGCTTGCCGCTTGATACCTGGACGCATCTGGCAGCCACGTTTGATGGAACGACCTGGCGCTTTTATATCAATGGCACCGAAGCCGCCAACACCAACGCTGGCGGTACGCTGGGGCCAACCAATGCCGCTCCGCTTGAAATCGGGGCCTCGGGCACCTGTGGGAATACTTTCCCTGGATTGATTGATGAAGTTGAAATCTTTAACCGGGCGCTGGGTGCTTCAGAAATTCAGGCCATTTTTAATGCCGGCACTGGGGGCAAGTGTAAGGTTCCCGAGCTTGTCGCCGCCGGCGCCACCATTGTCACCGAAGGCTGTAACCCAGGAAACGGCGCCATTGACCCCGGTGAGACGGTGACCGTCAGTTTGTGTATTCAAAATATCGGAAGCGCAAATACCTCAGCGCTGATGGGCACGTTACAGGCCACGGGCGGCGTGACCGATATTCAGGCGCCAAATCCACAACTCTATGGAGTGGTTATTGCCGGAGGCTCTGCCGTTTGTGCTGAGTTTACTTTTACAGCAACAGGGACCTGCGGCGATATGCTGACCGCCTCGCTCCAATGTCAGGATAGCACCACTGATTTGGGAACGCTGACCTACGACTTCACACTGGGGACACCGGGACCAACCTGTTGCATCACACCCTGCACCACCTGCCCCAGCCTGTATGTCGCCGACACCAGTAATAACCGGGTTCAAATGTTTGATGGCATGGTCTGGTCCCTTGTTGGAGTTGGGACGGTGGGTTCTGGAAATGGTCAGTTCCGATTGCCCGAAGCCGTCACTTTTGACGTGAATAACCGGATCTATGTCGCCGACACCGGCAATAACCGCATTCAATGGTCAACCGACAGCGGAATGACCTGGGCCAATTTTGCCACGATTGGGTCAGGATCAAATCAGGTGCGGTCACCACAGGGGCTGGTCATTGACGCTGATGGAAATCTGTATGTTTCAGACACCGGCAATGGGCGAGTGATGCGGTTTGATGGAGGGCTACCTGGAAATGCAGTGATCATCGCCTCCAACGGGGCCGCCAGCGGTCAGGTTGGTAGCCCGCGTGGTCTGGCCGTGGATGCCACGTTCCGGCTGTTTGTCACCGATGAATCCAACAGTCGTATTTTGCGCATCAACAACGCCAACACGGTGATAACTTCGACCTCAGGTGTCATCATTGCCACGATTGGATCAGCCTCGAACAAAGTCAGAAATCCGCAGGGAGTGGCCCTTGATGAAGATGGCAACCTCTATGTGGCTGATACTGGGAATTCCCGAATCTTGCGGTGGATCAACGCCAATCCGAATAACAGCACGACGCTGGCGCTGACTGGTTCAGGTTTGGGTCAGGTCAACCGGCCTGAAGGTGTTACGGTGAGTGAATTTACCACCGGACCATTTTCCGGTGGACCGTTGCTGGTGGTGGGCGATACCTCAAATAACCGCATCCAGGGACGGTTTGTCCCGACTGGCGGTTGGATGCTGGTCGGTGCTCCCAACGGTGTCGGCTCTGGGGTGGGCCAGTTCCGAGCACCGTCCAAAATCCGGTAG